Genomic segment of Xanthomonas sp. DAR 35659:
GCCGTTGGCGGCCTCGCTGAGCGCATTGCCGCAGGCCGACCTGGTGCAGCACGACGCGCTGTGGCGCAAGCGCCTGGACGGCTGGCTGCGGTTCGGCGAGCGCCTGGTGCAGGTCCTGTCGTTGCTGCTCGGCGCCGGCGCGGTGCTGGTGGTCGGCAACACCGTGCGCCTGGACATCCAGTCGCGGCGCGAGGAGATCGGCGTGCTGCAGCTGCTCGGCGCCAGCGATGGCTTCATCCGCCGCCCATTCCTGTACCTGGGCGCGTGGTACGGCTTCGGTGCCGGCGCGCTGGCGCTGGGCCTGATCGCCGCCTCCGGGCTGGCGCTGGGGCCGCCGCTGGCGGAGCTGGCCGACAGCTACGGCAGTCATTTCGCGCTGCACGGCCTGGACGCCTTGCACTCGGGGTTCGTGTTGCTCGGCACCCTGCTGCTGGGCTGGCTCGGCGCGTGGCTGGTGACCGGCCACTTCCTGCGCCAGACGCGTCCCACCGACACCTGAGGCGCGCATGTCCCGGCACGAGCTCAAGCACCTGATCAGCGACGCCCCGCGGGTGATGGTGGTCGATGGCTCCAAGCTGGTGCGCAAGTTGATCGCCGATGTGCTGCACCGCGAACTGCCGGACGTGGAAGTGGTCGGCTGCGCCAACATCGCCGAGGCGCGCGCGGCGCTGGAGGCCGGCCCGGTCGATCTGGTCACCACCTCGCTGGCGCTGCCCGACGGCGACGGCCTGGCCCTGGCGCGCAGCGTGCGCGAGGCGGCGGGGCAGGCCTACGTGCCGGTGATCGTGGTGTCCGGCGACGCCCAGCAGCACCTGGTCGAGCGCCGCTTCACCGAATACGTCACCGACTATTTCGACAAGGCGCTGGGCCACGAGGCGCTGGCGACCTTCATCCGCGGCTACGTGCAGCCGCAGCCGGTGGCCGGCGCCACCGTGCTCTACGTCGAGGACAGCCGCGTGGTCGCCGAGGCGACCAAGCGCATGCTCGAACGCCAGGAACTGCGCGTGGTGCACGTGCTCACCGCCGAAGACGCGTTCGCGCTGCTCACCGCCGAGTCGTTGGGCCGCACCACGCGCCGCATCGACCTGGTGC
This window contains:
- the ftsX gene encoding permease-like cell division protein FtsX, with protein sequence MSARNTAAAPSRLGVWWDHHLHSIVYSLGRAMRKPWATLLTMAVMALALALPLGLSIALDNLKHFAGSVQQSRDINVFLKTGVDATAANALATTLRGRADVAAVALRTPEQGMAELRDSAGLGEALDALDDNPLPTLLIVTPAVADDAPLAASLSALPQADLVQHDALWRKRLDGWLRFGERLVQVLSLLLGAGAVLVVGNTVRLDIQSRREEIGVLQLLGASDGFIRRPFLYLGAWYGFGAGALALGLIAASGLALGPPLAELADSYGSHFALHGLDALHSGFVLLGTLLLGWLGAWLVTGHFLRQTRPTDT
- a CDS encoding response regulator; translation: MSRHELKHLISDAPRVMVVDGSKLVRKLIADVLHRELPDVEVVGCANIAEARAALEAGPVDLVTTSLALPDGDGLALARSVREAAGQAYVPVIVVSGDAQQHLVERRFTEYVTDYFDKALGHEALATFIRGYVQPQPVAGATVLYVEDSRVVAEATKRMLERQELRVVHVLTAEDAFALLTAESLGRTTRRIDLVLTDVTLKGELNGRDVVQRIRIDFAYGKRRMPVLVMTGDSNPHNQSELLRAGANDLVQKPIEERLLVTKVLFQLRLAKLNDTAVTF